One genomic window of Octopus bimaculoides isolate UCB-OBI-ISO-001 chromosome 2, ASM119413v2, whole genome shotgun sequence includes the following:
- the LOC106880539 gene encoding photoreceptor-specific nuclear receptor, whose protein sequence is MMNTAADCITDDRSPCKKTDALCLVCGDRASGKHYGVLSCDGCRGFFKRSIRRNLDYVCKENGSCVVDVARRNQCQACRFKKCLEMKMNRDAVQHERAPRSYQQRHSGPEEIRRHNEENQVPFVPITKILDHPRLDYAQFHQYSTPVTLHPELPGYNPGQVFQPITIQLADQNSRAATAAFLHPHHHHHPSHLPHHYPNHLLQPGTTPSGEMGFRPAIVKIPSGELNIRGTGGGGGGGSGGGSGGSRNENNVDCTIKENCSSRVSGECSTPTHLKREKTESDSTESSGGTSQENSVSTTTSIHPPTTLNGNQPQTFPYKMIPASAVNMNPSSYQPPFGMLANPLAGGDQHFYVNNSGVESVYETAARLLFMSVKWARNIPSFLQQPFRDQAILLEESWSELFILSTSQWSMPIDIASLLTANGWSLDTQHAEKTAFMMTQLRLLQDIINRCNELHVDATEYACLKAITLFRPEVRGLRDSKQVDRLQDQAQLMLSDYTSRHHSSMQPRFGKLLLLLPSIRMINPRSLEELFFRRMIGNIPIERLLCDMFKSS, encoded by the exons GTTCGCCATGTAAGAAAACTGATGCTCTGTGTCTGGTATGTGGTGACCGAGCATCTGGCAAACATTACGGTGTTCTTAGTTGCGATGGGTGTCGCGGTTTCTTCAAGAGGAGCATCCGTCGAAATCTCGACTACGTTTGCAAAGAAAATGGATCCTGTGTAGTAGACGTTGCAAGAAGGAACCAGTGTCAGGCGTGCCGATtcaagaaatgtctggaaatgaaAATGAACAGAGATG CCGTTCAACATGAAAGAGCACCAAGATCTTACCAACAACGACACTCGGGTCCAGAAGAAATCAGAAGACACAATGAAGAAAACCAAGTACCATTTGTCCCTATTACGAAAATTCTGGACCACCCAAG aTTGGATTATGCCCAGTTTCACCAGTACAGCACCCCAGTCACACTGCACCCTGAATTACCCGGTTACAATCCAGGCCAAGTGTTTCAGCCAATTACAATCCAATTAGCCGACCAAAATAGCCGCGCAGCAACTGCAGCTTTTCtccaccctcaccaccatcatcatccatcacATCTACCCCATCACTATCCGAATCACTTGTTACAGCCAGGTACTACACCCAGTGGAGAAATGGGCTTCCGACCAGCAATAGTAAAAATTCCGTCTGGGGAACTAAATATACGCGGAactggtggaggaggaggggga ggtagtggtggtggcagtggtggcagtagaAATGAGAACAACGTCGACTGTACCATCAAAGAAAATTGTTCGTCACGCGTTTCCGGAGAATGTTCCACACCGACGCATCTGAAACGTGAAAAGACTGAATCAGACAGTACAG AATCTTCTGGAGGTACTTCACAAGAGAATTCAGTTAGCACTAcaacatctatccatccaccgaCAACCCTAAATGGTAACCAGCCCCAGACATTTCCTTACAAAATGATCCCAGCGTCCGCCGTAAATATGAATCCTTCATCGTACCAACCACCGTTTGGCATGTTAGCTAACCCCCTCGCTGGAGGAGACCAACATTTTTATGTCAATAATTCCGGTGTAGAAAGCGTCTACGAAACAGCAGCACGCCTCTTATTTATGTCGGTGAAATGGGCACGAAATATTCCATCATTTCTTCAACAGCCATTTCGCGATCAAGCCATTCTTTTGGAAGAAAGCTGGAGTGAATTGTTCATCCTAAGTACGTCACAATGGTCAATGCCAATCGACATTG CCTCATTATTAACAGCTAATGGTTGGAGCTTGGACACGCAGCATGCAGAGAAGACAGCTTTCATGATGACGCAGCTCCGACTGCTTCAAGATATAATCAATCGCTGTAACGAATTACATGTTGATGCAACGGAATACGCATGTCTTAAAGCAATAACTCTTTTCCGTCCAG AGGTTCGTGGACTACGAGATTCAAAACAAGTTGACCGTCTCCAAGACCAAGCTCAGTTAATGTTAAGTGACTACACTTCAAGACATCATTCTTCCATGCAACCTCGCTTTGGCAAATTATTACTGCTGCTCCCCAGTATAAGAATGATAAACCCACGTTCCTTAGAAGAGTTATTCTTTCGTAGGATGATCGGTAACATACCGATCGAGCGACTCTTGTGTGACATGTTCAAGTCGAGTTAA